A window of Symphalangus syndactylus isolate Jambi chromosome 24, NHGRI_mSymSyn1-v2.1_pri, whole genome shotgun sequence contains these coding sequences:
- the MYLK2 gene encoding myosin light chain kinase 2, skeletal/cardiac muscle yields the protein MATENGAVELGIQNPSTDKAPKGPAGERPLGAGKDPGPPDPKKAHDPPTLKKDAKAPASEKGDGTLAQPSTSSQGPKGEGDRGGGPAEGSAGPPAALPQQTATPQTSVKKPKAEQGASGSRDPGEPRVGKKAAEGQAAARRGSPAFLHSPSCPAIISSSEKLLAKKPPSEASELTFEGVPMTHGPTDPRPAKAEEGKNILAESQKEVGEKTPGQAGQAKVQGDTSRGIEFQAVPSEKSEVGQALCLTAREEDCFQILDDCPPPPAPFPHRMVELRTGNVSSEFSMNSKEALGGGKFGAVCTCMEKATGLKLAAKVIKKQTPKDKEMVLLEIEVMNQLNHRNLIQLYAAIETPHEIVLFMEYIEGGELFERIVDEDYHLTEVDTMVFVRQICDGILFMHKMRVLHLDLKPENILCVNTTGHLVKIIDFGLARRYNPNEKLKVNFGTPEFLSPEVVNYDQISDKTDMWSMGVITYMLLSGLSPFLGDDDTETLNNVLSGNWYFDEETFEAVTDEAKDFVSNLIVKDQRARMSAAQCLAHPWLNNLAEKAKRCNRRLKSQILLKKYLMKRRWKKNFIAVSAANRFKKISSSGALMALGV from the exons ATGgcgacagaaaatggagcagttGAGCTGGGAATTCAGAACCCGTCAACAG ACAAGGCACCTAAAGGTCCCGCAGGTGAAAGACCCCTGGGTGCAGGGAAAGACCCTGGCCCCCCAGACCCAAAGAaagctcatgatccacccaccctgaaGAAAGATGCCAAAGCCCCTGCCTCAGAGAAAGGGGATGGTACCCTGGCCCAACCCTCAACTAGCAGCCAAGGCCCCAAAGGAGAGGGTGACAGGGGTGGGGGGCCCGCGGAGGGCAGTGCTGGGCCCCCAGCAGCCCTGCCCCAGCAGACTGCGACGCCCCAGACCAGTGTCAAGAAGCCCAAGGCTGAGCAGGGAGCCTCAGGCAGCCGGGATCCTGGAGAGCCCAGGGTGGGCAAGAAGGCAGCAGAGGGCCAAGCAGCAGCCAGGAGGGGCTCACCTGCCTTTCTGCATAGCCCCAGCTGTCCCGCCATCATCTCCAG TTCTGAGAAGCTGCTGGCCAAGAAGCCCCCAAGTGAGGCATCAGAGCTCACCTTTGAAGGGGTGCCCATGACCCACGGCCCCACGGATCCCAGGCCAGCCAAGGCAGAAGAGGGAAAGAACATCCTGGCAGAGAGCCAGAAGGAAGTGGGAGAGAAAACCCCaggccaggctggccaggctAAGGTGCAAGGGGACACCTCGAGGGGGATCGAGTTCCAGGCTGTTCCCTCAGAGAAATCCGAGGTGGGGCAGGCCCTCTGTCTCACAGCCAGGGAGGAGGACTGCTTCCAGATTTTGG ATGATTGCCCGCCACCCCCGGCCCCCTTCCCTCACCGCATGGTGGAGCTGAGGACCGGGAATGTCAGCAGTGAATTCAGTATGAACTCCAAGGAGGCGCTCGGAGG TGGCAAGTTTGGGGCAGTCTGTACCTGCATGGAGAAAGCCACAGGCCTCAAGCTGGCAGCCAAAGTCATCAAGAAACAGACTCCCAAAGACAAG GAAATGGTGTTGCTGGAGATTGAGGTCATGAACCAGCTGAACCACCGCAATCTGATCCAGCTCTATGCAGCCATCGAGACTCCACATGAGATCGTCCTGTTCATGGAGTA CATCGAGGGCGGAGAGCTCTTCGAGAGGATTGTGGATGAGGACTACCATCTGACCGAGGTGGACACCATGGTGTTTGTCAGGCAGATCTGTGATGGGATCCTCTTCATGCACAAGATGAGGGTTTTGCACCTGGACCTCAAG ccagaGAACATCCTGTGTGTCAACACCACCGGGCATTTGGTGAAGATCATTGACTTCGGCCTGGCACGGAG GTATAACCCCAACGAGAAGCTGAAGGTGAACTTTGGGACCCCAGAGTTCCTGTCACCTGAGGTGGTGAATTATGACCAAATCTCCGATAAGACAGACATGTGGAGTATGGGGGTGATCACCTACATGCT GCTGAGCGGCCTCTCCCCCTTCCTGGGAGATGATGACACAGAGACCCTAAACAACGTTCTATCTGGCAACTGGTACTTTGACGAAGAGACCTTTGAGGCCGTAACAGACGAGGCCAAAGACTTTGTCTCCAACCTCATCGTCAAGGACCAGAG GGCCCGGATGAGCGCTGCCCAGTGTCTCGCCCACCCCTGGCTCAACAACCTGGCGGAGAAAGCCAAGCGCTGTAACCGACGCCTTAAGTCCCAGATCTTGCTGAAGAAATACCTCATGAAGAGGCGTTGGAAG AAAAACTTCATTGCTGTCAGCGCTGCCAACCGCTTCAAGAAGATCAGCAGCTCGGGGGCACTGATGGCTCTGGGGGTCTGA